In Gilliamella sp. B3022, the sequence GCAAAATATTGGTATTTATCGCTTACAGATCTTAGGTAAAAATAAATTAATTATGCGCTGGTTATCTCATCGTGGCGGTGCATTGGATTTTGCCGAATGGCAACAAGCACACCCTAATGAAAAATTTCCGATTAGTATTGCAATTGGTGCTGATCCTGCAACCATTTTAGCTGCGGTTACACCCGTACCCGATACTTTACCTGAATATGCTTTTGCAGGGTTATTAAGGGGTAAACGAACAGAAGTTGTTAAATCATTATCCAATGATTTAGATGTGCCTACATCGGCTGAAATTATTCTTGAAGGTTACATCGATCCCAATGAGTTAGCACAAGAAGGTCCTTATGGTGATCATACAGGTTATTATAATGAAATTGAACAATTTCCTGTCTTTACCGTAACTCACCTTACACGTCGTAAAGATGCTATTTATCATTCAACTTATACTGGGCGACCACCTGATGAGCCTGCGGTCATGGGACTTGCATTAAATGAAGTGTTCATTCCAATTTTGCAAAAACAATTTCCTGAAATTGTCGATTTTTATTTGCCACCAGAAGGATGCTCATATCGTATTGCTATTGTCACTATAAAAAAGCAATATCCTGGGCATGCTAAGCGTGTCATGATGGGTGTATGGTCCTATTTACGTCAATTTATGTACACTAAATTTGTGATTGTTTGTGATGACGATATTAATGCTCGAGATTGGAAAGATGTCATGTGGGCCATTTCAACACGTATGGACCCGCATCGTGATACGACATTTATCGACAATACCCCGATTGATTATTTAGATTTTGCTTCACCTATTTCCGGATTAGGTTCTAAAATGGGGTTAGATGCAACCAATAAATGGATAGGCGAAACCAGTCGAGAATGGGGAAAAATAATAAAAAAAGATCCCAAAATTATTGCCCATATTGATGAAATTTGGGACAAGCTTGGAATATCTTGAATTAAAGATTGTGAGTAAAAAATAATTAAAGTTAAAATTATGTACGGTAAATAAATGAACCAAAAAATAAAAACTATTTTTTTTTTAGATGGTTATGTATAATTATCGACCATGTTATGGTAATAAAAAAATTATGAAAAAATTTCAAATCTTATTAGTACTAGTTTTATCCATCTCTTATGGTGCTTTGGCGCATGAAACTAAAGTGCAATCAGATACGGATCTACAAGTTGCCGAACCTGGAGCATTGATTCCTTCTTTGCGTGTATCTGCTGAAAACGGTAATGCTGAGGCACAATATTCTTTAGGTACTATTTATAAACAAGGATTAGGTGTTGAAATTAGCGATATCAGAGCATTATTCTGGTATAAAAAATCGGCAGAGCAAGGTTTGGCGAAAGCACAAAATAATTTGGCGTATATGTACCAAAATGGTTTGGGAACAGTTGCTGATCCATATGAAGCGTTCAAATATTACAAACTTGCCGCAGATCAAGATTATGCATTGGCCAAATATAATTTAGCGTTAATGTATAAAAATGGTGAAGGTGTGGACAAAAATGTGTCAAATGCGGTTAAATATTTTGTTGAAGCTGGTAAACAAGGTGTTTTAGATGCTTATTTAAATTTAGGCATTATGTATTTTTTTGGTGATGGCGTTAAACAAGATCGTATGATTGCTGCTGATTGGTTTAGTAAAGCTGCGACAGAAAGTAATCCAGAAGCACAATATTATTTGGGATTAATGTCAGAGCATGGTGATGGATTAACCAAAGATTATGTCGCTGCTATCTATTTTTATACTCAAGCTGCTACACATGGTCATGTGCTTGCTATGTATAATTTAGGTATCATGTATGCAACTGGCACAGGCACAAAACCCGATAATGTGCAGGCTGCGAATTGGTTTACTAAAGCTGCGGAAGCTGGCAATGCTGATGCTCAATATAATATTGGCGTTATGTATGACGTAGGTGGCGGTGTGTCAAAAGATACTGAAAAGGCCATTGAATGGTATATGAAAGCGGCTGAACAAGGTAGTGTTGATGCACAATATAATCTCGCTATTAAGTATTTAGAAGGCGAAGGGGTGGAAAAAAATATTAATAAAGCAATATATTGGTTTACTAAAGCTAGTGAACAAGGTGACCAAGATGCTAAAGCGTATTTAGATGAATTATTAGAAAAATAAAAAGAGCTGGTGCTCTTTTTATTTTTTCCTGTTTTTACTATCCTGAGTTACGCATTCCCGCAGCAATACCCGAGATAGTGATCATTAATCCTTGTTCAACATTACTATTTTCATCCTCATTATTACGATTGCGCGAACGACTTAATAATTCGGCTTGTAATAAATTTAGTGGCTCAATGTAGGTATTACGTAATGCAACAGATTCCGCGATCCATGGTAGATCAGCCATCAAACTGATATCATCGGTGATAGTTAATACCGTATTAATATCTTGAGTCAATAAGTTTCTTAACTCTTCTCCCAGTGGCCATAAGGCTGGCTTGACAAGTCTTTGCTCATAATATTCATGGATATTTGGTGCAGCTTTAGCATACACCATTTCGAGCATACCTAAACGAGCATTAAAGAAAGGCCAGTTATGATACATGTCTTTAAGTAGATTTTTGTTACCTTCTTCGATAACCTGTTTTAGCGCTGTTCCTGCACCAAGCCAGGAAGGAACCATCAAACGGTTTTGTGTCCAAGCAAAAATCCATGGAATGGCTCTTAAACTTTCAATACCGCCTCCTGTTCGTCTTTTTTGTGGACGTGAGCCGAGTGGTAATCTACCTAATTCAGTTTCTGGTGTTACTGCTCTAAAATAATCGACAAATTCAGATCGTTCACGAATGTAACTACGATAACAACGACAAGAGATATCAGACATTTTATCCATAATATCTCGCCAATCCTGTTTAGGTTCGGGTGGTGGTAATAAATTTGCTTGCAAAATGGCTGAAGCATATAGCATCAAACTACTAAGTGCTACTTCGGGTAAACCGAGTTTAAAACGAATCATTTCACCTTGTTCAGTGACACGAAGTCCTCCTTTCAATGATCCTGGTGGTTGTGATAGTAATGCGGCATGTGCGGGTGCCCCCCCTCGACCAATTGATCCACCACGACCATGAAATAACACCAAATTAATATTATATTTGTCAAATAATTTAACTAACTCTTCTTGTGAACGATATTGTGCCCATGATGCAGCAAGCGTTCCAGCATCTTTAGCTGAATCAGAATAGCCAATCATAACCATCTGCTTGCCATTGATTTTTTCACGATACCAAGGAATATCTAAAAGCTTTTGCATAACAGATTTTGCATTATTTAAATCTTCTAAGGTCTCAAACAAAGGCGCAACAGGAATATTTTTTTGACAGTCAACAATTTTTAAAAGTAAGTAAACGGCTAGGACATCAGAAGGTGCTTTTGCCATCGAAATGACATAAGACGCAATCGATTCTTCACCGGCTTTTTTAATAACGTGACAGGTATCTAAGACTTCTTGAACCATTTCATTTGGTCGCCAATGATAAGGTAACAGTGGACGATTAGATTGCAGTTCAGTTAACAAAAAGGCTTGTTTTTCTTCTTCCGACCACTTGGCATAACTTCCCAAGTTAAGTTCTTGTGTTAATGCATCGAGCGTTTCAGTATGTACTGAGCTATCTTGACGAATATCTAATCTTAGAAGTTGTAGACCAAAACTTCTTATACGTCGTAAAGTATCGAGTAATGGACCGTGTGCAATAGTTGACATGCCATTTTCAATTAAAGATTTATAGCACGTATAGAGTGGTGTCCATAATTGTTCGTTTTTAATCAAAATATCCG encodes:
- the ubiD gene encoding 4-hydroxy-3-polyprenylbenzoate decarboxylase, with translation MNFSDFRGFLDYLEQQGELKRITYPVNPYLEMTEIADRVLRNEGPALLFENPIGYDMPVLCNLFGTAKRVAMGMGCEDTSALREIGELLAFLREPDPPRGIRQFFNVLPKYKQVLNMPVKQRSSAPCQEVVFENDEIDLTHLPIMHCWPEDVAPLLSWGLTITKGPYKDRQNIGIYRLQILGKNKLIMRWLSHRGGALDFAEWQQAHPNEKFPISIAIGADPATILAAVTPVPDTLPEYAFAGLLRGKRTEVVKSLSNDLDVPTSAEIILEGYIDPNELAQEGPYGDHTGYYNEIEQFPVFTVTHLTRRKDAIYHSTYTGRPPDEPAVMGLALNEVFIPILQKQFPEIVDFYLPPEGCSYRIAIVTIKKQYPGHAKRVMMGVWSYLRQFMYTKFVIVCDDDINARDWKDVMWAISTRMDPHRDTTFIDNTPIDYLDFASPISGLGSKMGLDATNKWIGETSREWGKIIKKDPKIIAHIDEIWDKLGIS
- a CDS encoding SEL1-like repeat protein, which encodes MKKFQILLVLVLSISYGALAHETKVQSDTDLQVAEPGALIPSLRVSAENGNAEAQYSLGTIYKQGLGVEISDIRALFWYKKSAEQGLAKAQNNLAYMYQNGLGTVADPYEAFKYYKLAADQDYALAKYNLALMYKNGEGVDKNVSNAVKYFVEAGKQGVLDAYLNLGIMYFFGDGVKQDRMIAADWFSKAATESNPEAQYYLGLMSEHGDGLTKDYVAAIYFYTQAATHGHVLAMYNLGIMYATGTGTKPDNVQAANWFTKAAEAGNADAQYNIGVMYDVGGGVSKDTEKAIEWYMKAAEQGSVDAQYNLAIKYLEGEGVEKNINKAIYWFTKASEQGDQDAKAYLDELLEK
- the ppc gene encoding phosphoenolpyruvate carboxylase, with the protein product MNSEYSSMRSNVNMLGTLLGDAIKRAAGNDAFDLVEQIRQLSKTAQQGNKQAHNKLLKLIENLNDEDLLHVARAFNQFLNLVNTAAEYYGISPHGEASSSPKKMTELFTTLKNLNFSYQTINQAINNLSIELVLTAHPTEINRRTMINTYTAINSCLSQLDHNDLADYEIERIMRRLKQLVCQAWYTDEIRKNRPTPLDEAKWGFSVIEDSLWEGVPLFLREFNDQLVDAFNEQLSVEHVPIKFTSWMGGDRDGNPNVTAKVTEKVMLQARLKSIEFFLADIQILVRELSMTECSQSVIDLLDENNRSATEPYRAVMKQLRTRLVKTHSYIASLLNNEQALPPADILIKNEQLWTPLYTCYKSLIENGMSTIAHGPLLDTLRRIRSFGLQLLRLDIRQDSSVHTETLDALTQELNLGSYAKWSEEEKQAFLLTELQSNRPLLPYHWRPNEMVQEVLDTCHVIKKAGEESIASYVISMAKAPSDVLAVYLLLKIVDCQKNIPVAPLFETLEDLNNAKSVMQKLLDIPWYREKINGKQMVMIGYSDSAKDAGTLAASWAQYRSQEELVKLFDKYNINLVLFHGRGGSIGRGGAPAHAALLSQPPGSLKGGLRVTEQGEMIRFKLGLPEVALSSLMLYASAILQANLLPPPEPKQDWRDIMDKMSDISCRCYRSYIRERSEFVDYFRAVTPETELGRLPLGSRPQKRRTGGGIESLRAIPWIFAWTQNRLMVPSWLGAGTALKQVIEEGNKNLLKDMYHNWPFFNARLGMLEMVYAKAAPNIHEYYEQRLVKPALWPLGEELRNLLTQDINTVLTITDDISLMADLPWIAESVALRNTYIEPLNLLQAELLSRSRNRNNEDENSNVEQGLMITISGIAAGMRNSG